Below is a genomic region from Deinococcus koreensis.
CCTGACCGCGCTTCAGGACGCGGCGACCGAACTCGTGGCGGGCGGCGGACTGCCGGCGGGGACGAGAGCGCTGAACTGAGGGCAGGAGAGCCGGAAGGGTCAGCCGTTCTCAGCCAGCACAGTCTCGATCTGACGCCGCGAAATGGCAGCCAGTTCTGGATTCGTGTGCTGGTAGTACGGCAGCGCCGCCAGGCCGACTGTCAGCGCCCAGCCGCGCCCGCGCGCCCAGGTGGATCCGTCCACGTTCAGGGCGGCGCGGAAGGTCGTGCGGGCCGGCGCGTCCAGCAGATTCCAGGCTGGCAGCAGATCCACCGCCGGGTCGCCCAGGGTGAGGCCGCCCCAGTCGATCACGGCGCTCAGGCGACCCTGCCGGGCCAGCAGGTTGCCGGGCTTCAGGTCGCCGTGTATCCAGACCGGCACGCCGTCCCATGCGGGCGCTGCCAGGGCCGCCGCCCAGGCGGCCGTGACCTGGGCGGGGTCGAGCAGGCCCGCACAGGCGGCGATGGACTCACGGGCGCCTTCATCGCGGTCGTGCAGCGTGCCGCTGCGTGACCCTTGCGGCCCAGGCCCGTCAGGCGTCGGCACACGGCGCAGCGCGGAAATGAAGCCGCCAAGGTCGCGCGCCAGCTCATGCCCGTCGGTCACGTTGGTCAGCGTGGCGTCCTCGCCGGGCAGCCAGCGGTAGACCGCCCACGGATACGGAAAATCCTATGTGGGCACCCCCAGCGCCAGCGGCTGGGGCACCGGCAGCGGCAGGTGGGGGGCCAGGCGGGGCAACCACGCGGCCTCCTTGTGAATATCGTCCACCGCCCAGCCGATCCGGGGCAGACGCACCACGAACGTCTCGCCAAGGCGGTACATGGCGTGATCCGTGCCGGCCGAGCGCACCCGTGTCACGGACAATCCGGCCCACCGGGGCTGTTGGGCCGCGATCAGGCGCGAGACGAGGGCCGCGTCGGTGGTCACTTCGTCGGCGTGCATCTGTACAGAAGGGTCACTCATTCCTCGCCACCGTATCCGGCCAGCCCCCGCCCGCGCATGGGCCAGAGCACCTATCGCGTCCCCGGCGGGTCAGACCTACACTGCCCACATGCTCGAACTCCGACCGATGGACGCCGCCGCCTTCGAGCGGTTTGTCGCGCATTCGGCCCCCCAGTACGCGGCCGAAAAGGTCGCCAGCGGCGAGTGGACACCTGAGGAAGCGCCGGAGCGCGGCGACCGCGAGTTCAGGGAGTTGCTGCCTCAGGGGCCGGACACGCCGGCAAATGTCCTGTACCACCTGCACGACTCGCAGGAGGGCGCGGACGTGGGTGTGCTGTGGTACGCCCTCCAGACGCGCGGGGGCGCCCGCACCGCCTTCGTCTACGAGATCGAGGTCTACGAACCCTACCGGCGGCGCAGCTACGCCACCCAGGCCTTCAGGGCGCTGGAGCACGACGCTGCCGCTCGGGGGGCCACCAACATCCAGCTCCATGTGTTCGGCCACAACACGGGCGCACGGGCGCTGTACGAGGGTCTGGGATTTCAGACCACGAACGTGATCATGAAGAAGGATCTGGGGTGAGGGATCGTCACGCCGCTCTCTTCACCCTCACCTTCAGCGCCTTCTCGCTCTCCAGCAGCCGCTTGAGGGCCGCTTCACTGCGCGTCAGGCCGTCCAGCCCGGCCTCGCCCCGGCCCAGGCGGGGTTCGTAGTCGTCGAGCACCTTGCCTTCCAGGTAGCGGTCGAAGATGACCGGGCAGATATATGAACTGCGCGTCACAGCGGGCGTGTTGCCCAGGTCGGCGGCGACGTACTTGACGCACTCGACCAGGGTTCTGCGGGCGGCGCGTTCGCTCTCAGCCACGCCGGCTTCGGCCAGGAACTCGGCGGCCAGCAGCGTGCCGCCCCAGGTGCGGAAATCCTTGGCGGTGAAGGGGCCGATAACTTCCTTCAGGTAGGCGTTCAGCTCGCCGGAGCGGATGCGGCGCCGCGCACCCTCGGCATCAACCGTCTGGAACAGGAACGGGCCGGGCAGTTCCAGCAGCCGGCCGATGTTGCCCGCCAGGGTGCGGTCGGTGGTCGCCTTGTGCTGGGAGATGCCGTGCTTGCCCCGGAAACTGAAGGTGACGGTGTTGCCCTCGACCTTCACATGCCGCTGGCGCAGGGTGCTCAGGCCATAGGTCTTGTGCTGCTGAGCGTAGATGTCGCTGCCCACCCGAAAGCGCGCGACGTGCAGCAGCCGGGTCATCAGCGCGGCGACCTTGCGGGGCGGCAGGCCGCTGGCGCGCAGGTCGGCGCCGGTCACGGTCTTGAGGGTGCCCAGTGCGCCGGCGAAGCGGGTCAGGCGCTGCCACTTCTTCAGGGCGCCGGCCTGCACGAAGTCCGGGTGGTAGCGGTACTGGAGTCGCCCGGCGGCGTCGCGCCCGAAGGCCTGCAGTTCGGCGTCGGCATCGGGCGAGACGTACACGTTCTCGTAGGCGGGCGGCACGGCTAGCCTGCCGATGCGCGTGAGGCCGGCCTCGTCCTCGTAGGGGGCGCCGTCGGGCCAGAAGTAGCTGAAGGCTTTCGGGTCGCTGCCCTCGCGGCGCAGGTACTCCTCGGCGAGCAGGTCGGTGCGGGAGGTCATTCCTGCACCTGGGCCGGCAGCTGCCAGTCGATGGCCCCGCGCCCGGCCTCCTCCAGCGCGGCGTTCACCTGCGAGAAGGGGCGGGAGCCGAAGAACTTGGCTTCACTGAGCGGACTGGGGTGCGCGGACTCGATGACCACGTGCTGCGGCCCGGTGATCAGCTTCTTCTTCTTGCGGGCGTAGGCGCCCCACAGCACGAAGACCACCCGCTCCTCCTTCGCGTTCACGGCCCGGATCACGGCGTCGGTGAACGCCTCCCACCCTTTGTTGGCGTGGCTGTTCGCCTGCCCCTCGCGCACGGTCAGCACCGCGTTCAGCAGCAGGATGCCCTGCTCCGCCCAGGCTCTCAGGTAGCCGTGACGCGGCAGCGTGAAGCCGGGGATGTCCTCGCGGAGTTCCTTGTAGATGTTCCGCAGAGAGGGCGGAATGGGCACGCCGGGCCTGACCGAGAAGCTCAGGCCGTGCGCCTGGCCGGGGCGGTGGTAGGGGTCTTGCCCCAGGATCAGCACCCTGACGTCCTCCAGCGGCGTGAAGCGCAGGGCGTTGAACACGTCGGGCGCGGGGGGGAAGATGGTCTGCTCGCGGCGCTCGGCCACCAGAAAATCCTTGAGCTGGTGGAAGGAGGGCGCGGCGAACTCGGCGCCCAGCGCCTCCTGCCAGCTCTGGGGCAGGCCGGCGGGCATGACGGCCTTTGGTGGCTCGGTCACGGGGTTGAGGCCAAACAGATCGGGCTGGTCGGACATGGGGGGTCTCCTTTTGACCTGAGTCTGAGGGGTGGGGCGCGGCGGTTTTTCAGGCAGACCCTGGGCTTTTCTTTCGGCGCGCATCGCCGCCTTCTTGCGGCTGCCGTGCCGCTCGTAGATGCGCCGCGCCTCGGCCTCGAACTCGGGCGCGGCGCGGGCAGCGGAAATCCGGGCGCGGGCCAGCCGTCCGGCCTCCTGCTCGTTCACGACCGGCGGCGGATAGTTCAGGCGGCCCGCCCCCGTCCACTCCCAGGGCGCGTGGATAAAATCGCCGGGCACGTCCCCGAGTTCGGGCACCCAGCGGCGGATGAAGTCGCCGCTCTCGTCCTGCTCGCGGGCCTGGCGGGTGGGCGAATAGATGCGGACGCGGTTGATGCCCACGGTGCTGGACTGCATCTGCATCTGCGACCAGTGGATGCCGGGCTCGTTGTCGAGCCACTCGCGCGCCAGGAACAGCCCCGGCGTGCGCCAGTGAAGCCAAAGGTGCTGCGAGGCGAAGGACACCAGCATGGCGCGCATCCGGAAGTTGAGCCAGCCAGTCTCCCGCAGCATCCGCACGCAGGCGTCCACCAGCGGAAAGCCGGTCTGGCCGTGCGCCCAGCGGTCGAAGTGCTCCTGGTTCCAGTGGTCTTCCCGCAACCCGTCCAGCGCGCGGTTCAGGTTGCGGAACTCCATCTGCGGCTCGGATTCCAGGCGCTGTAGAAAATGGCAGTGCCAGTGCAGCCGCGACTCGTAGGAACGCAGCGAGCGCACCCAGCGCGGGTCGGCGTTCGGGTCACCCTTGACCTCCGCCAGCCGCTGCCGGGTCGCCTGCACGACCTCTCTCAGCGAGACCGTGCCGTAGGCCAGCGGCGCGCTCAGGCGCGAGCAACTGGTCTCGGCGGTCACGGGGCTGCTCATCTCGCGCATGTAGTTCACGCCGCGCACGGCCAGGAAGGAGGCCAGCGTGGTCTGGGCCTCGGCCTGGCCGCCGTGGGGAATGGTCTTGGCATTCGCCGGAACGCCCAGGTCGGCGTGAGAGCGCACTCCGCCGGGCTCGGCCCCGGTGCCCTGCAGACCCTCGGGCACGGGCACGACCGGCGCGCTCAAACGCTCCTCCCAGGTCGCCGCCCAGCCGTCGCGGTTGGTCATGCGGCGGATCACGCCGTTCTGCGGCAACTCGGTCAGGGGCAGGCCGCGCTCCCGCGCCCAGGCGCGCACCCGGCGGTCGCGGGCGTAGCTCACGCCGTTACCGGTTTCCTCGTGCGCCCAGACGGCGCCCACGCCATATTCCTCGCGCAGTTCCTCCAGCACGGCCACCGCCTCGCCGTGCCGGATGACGAGCCCGGTGCCCAGCGCCCGCAGCCGGAGGTCGAGTTCGCTCAGGCAGTCGTTCAGGTAACTCAGGTGGTGGCCGGCGAATTCCTCGTGCCCCAGCTGTTCGGGCTCGTAGATGTAGAGCGGCAGCACCGGCCCGCGCCGCGCGGCCTCCAGCAGCGGGGCATGGTCGCGCACGCGCAGATCTTTCTTGAACCAGACGAGTTGAACGCCACCGAACACAGGAGGGAGTCTTCCCTACCCGGGCGCGCAGAACGGTGGGAAGTCCCGCCCACTCAAGGAAAGCTAAACGGGCTCAGCTCACCCGAACCCGGTAGGTCAGCTTCAGGGTCTCGCCCGCCTTCAGCGAGCTGATCGTCCAGCGGACGTTGGTCACGTCGGTCAGGGCCGCCGCCGCCTTCTTCACGGCCGCCTTGCCGTTCTCGGTGACGCTGCTGATGCGCTGGGGAGCGGTGGAGTAGGTTCGGCCCCCGTCAGTGCTGTAGCTCAGGCCCACGCGCTCCAGCTTCGGCGTAATGGCGCCTGTGAACACGGTGCCCTCGGGCACAGGCATACTCACCACCACCTGCGGCAGGGTCGCGGCGCCGACGTTCTGCACGGTCACCTCCTCGCTCAGCACATCGCCGGGCACCACGGTCAGCGGGCTCTCGACCAGCTCCTCGGCCGACTGGCCGTTTACCGCCGAGACCTTCACGAGCTTCTGGACGGCCGTGTATTTCACGTTCTGTTTCACGGCCGCCGTCTGGGCCAGCACGGACGAAGCCAGCACAGAGGAGGTCAGCCAGAGGGCCGTCAGCAGGCGATTCATAGAGGAACCGTAGCGCAGGGTGGTTAGAGGAGTGAAGGGCGGGGGCGGAGTTGACCATGCGGCCCCGCCGATCCCCTCCAGACCCCTAGATCCCCAGCCGACCCGCCGCCGCCTTCTGCACAGGCGAGCCGTTGCCGCCGTCGAAGGCGTCGATCTCCTCGATGAAGCGGTCGAAGAGGTAGCGGCTGTCGTGCGGGCCGGGGCTCGCCTCCGGGTGGTACTGCACGGAGAACACGGGATAGCGGCTGTGGGCCATGCCCTCCAGCGTGCCGTCGTTCAGGTTGACGTGCGTGGCGACGAAGGCGTCATTGGGAATGGACTCGATGTCCACCGCGTAGCCGTGGTTCTGGGCGGTGATCTCCACGTTGCCGGTCAGCAGGTTCTTCACCGGCTGGTTGCCGCCCCGGTGGCCGAACTTCATCTTGAAGGTCTTGCCGCCGGCCGCCAGTCCCAGGATCTGGTGCCCCAGGCAGATGCCGAAGGTGGGCAGCAGGCCCATCATCTCCCAGGCGGTCTTGTGGGCGTATTCCAGCGGCGCGGGATCGCCGGGGCCGTTCGACAGGAACAGGCCGTGCGGCTGCAGCGCCATAATCTGCGCGGGCGTGGTCTGGGCCGGCACCACGATGGGCTCGATGCCCACCTCCGAAAGCCGCTCGATGATGGTGTGCTTGATCCCGAAGTCCATCAGCACGACGCGCTTGCCGTGGCGCAGGGTCGGGAAGGCATAGGGCAGCGGCGTGGTGACCTCTCTCGTCATGTCGTGCCCGTCGATGTCCTGGTGATCCCTGGCGCGCTGCACGTAGACCTGTTCCTCGGCGGGCGTGAACTCGCCGTAGGAGTCGTCCGGGTGGGTAAACGAGCGGTGGGCGATCACGCCCTTGACCACGCCGCCCTCGCGCAGCCGCCGCACCAGCGCGCGGGTGTCGATGCCCTGGATGCTCACCACGCCGTACTGCTGCATGAACGCCTCGAGCGACTGCTGGGCGCGGTGATTGGAATAGTCGCCGGAGAATTCGCGCGAGATGAAGCCGCGCACGTACGGCTTGTTGGACTCCATGTCGTAGATCGCCACGCCGTAGTTGCCCACGTGCGGATACGTGATGGTCACGATCTGCCCGTTGTAGCTGGGATCGGTCATGATCTCCTGGTAGCCGGTCATGGACGTGTTGAACACGACCTCGCCCACCGTCTCCCCGCGGTGCCCGAAGGCGTAGCCCCGGTACACCGTGCCGTCTTCCAGCGCCAGAATCGCGCGTTCTTTCCTGATCATGGTCAACCTCCGGCCATCGCCGCCTCACGGGACGGCATTCATGGCGTGTGCAGGGTCGCCTGAGCCGGCGACCTCCTGGCCCACACAATAGCCGACGTGCGGGCCGCACAAAGAGAGGTCGTCCGCGCAGTAAGGCCGGACAACCTGAGAGTGCATGGTTATGCGGAGACCTGAATAGCCATACGGATCGACGCCCCCTTTCATGCCCTGCGTGGTGCTGGCCTTTTCCGCCGGAGGAGGCCCGAACTGATGCGGGCCAGGGCGCCCGAGCCGGTATCAGGCTGACCCGATACCCAACCAGAGGAGTTCCGAACCATGTCGTGAGGGGGCGGCCGCGCGGTTCAACCGGTCAGACGCAGTCCGTCCGATCCGCGCACCGCTGGGGGACACCAGAACCGCGTCCCTCTGCCGGGCTCAGCATCGGCAGGAGTCCTGACCGCCGCCGGATCCGCCGGGCGTGCCCGGCACTATTCCCGAGTGTTACGGTGGGCGCACACCCCATCGCGTTGTCCGGGCCTATTCGCAGGGAGGGATGAAATGACAGGACAGTTGCTTCAGTTCGGGCGCTACATGTTGACCGACGGTGGACTGGAGACCGACCTTCTCTACAACCGGGGGATCGATCTTCCCTGCTTCGCCTCGGTCGTGTTGCTGCGCACCGCAGAGGGACGAGCGGCGCTGGAGGCCTACTACCGCCCCTATCTGGAGCTGGCCCGGCGGGTCGGTGCCGGGTTCATCCTCGAGAGTGCCACGTGGCGTGCCAGCCCTGACTGGGCGGCGCCGCTCGGACTCGATCTGGCCGAGCTTGACGGACTGAATGTCGCTGCCATCGAGCTGGTGCGCCGCCTGAGAGCCGAGTATGAGAGGAGCATGCCCGAGATCGTGGTCAGCGGCTGCATCGGGCCTCGGGGCGACGGCTACGACCCCGGCGAGGTCATGAGCGCCCCGGAGGCGACCGACTACCACACCCACCAGGCGCGCGTGCTCGCCTCGGCGGGCGTCGACATGATTTCGGCCATCACCATGACGAACGTGAACGAGGCAATCGGCATCGCGCGGGCGGCACAGATGGTCGGCGTGCCGGCGGTGATCTCATTTACCGTGGAGACGGACGGGCGACTGCCGACCGGTGACACGCTGATGGACGCGGTGATGGCGGTGGAGGCGGCAGAGGGCGCCTCCGTGTCTTACTACATGGTCAACTGCGCCCATCCCGACCACTTCGCCGCCGTCCTGGGCCAGCGTGCGGCCTGGACACAGCGCATCCGTGGACTCCGCGCCAACGCCTCGCGCTGCAGCCATGAGGAGCTGAACGCCATGACGGAGCTCGACGCGGGCGACCCGGCCGAACTCGGGCAGCTCTACCGCGCCCTCCTGGCCACCCAGCCGCAGATCAGGGTGCTCGGTGGCTGCTGCGGCACCGACCTGCGCCACGTCACGGCCGTCGCTCAGGCGTGCATTCCCCCGGCGTGACCGAGCCCAGCAGGACGCGCGCACGTTCGGACCCTGAACGGTGGTGGGAAGAACTGAGCTTCAGTCGGGAGCGCGCACCTCAACACCCCTGAAGGCCGGCACCGACCGGGAGGACGCGAGGCGGACGTTGGGAGATGGACGGATTCCGGAACGGCGCTGGAGGTTTGGAGAGCGCAGGAGGAACCGCTGCCTATTCCCAGCGGTACCGGACGCTCGACTTGCTGAGGATGAGGCTGCCCTGCACGCTGCTTTGCGATGTCAGGCCGTCGTAGCGGTTGATGAGATCCGTGGTCACGGTGCCGATGGTGACCAGCGCGCCGTCCAGACCGGCCGCGCCCCCGGATGTCGTGGAGGGCAGAGCCTTGAGGGCTTCCAGCATGGCCCGTTCCTCGTCGCTCATGGTCGCGTCCGTCTCGTCCGTGCCGGCTCCCGAGTCCAGCCCCGCGCCCTTCAGGGAGTCGGCCAGCGCCGCCTGGAAGTCCTCGACGCTCAGATCCGGCAGGTTGCCCTGGTACCGCCAGCCCGCGCCGCTCATGCTCAGGCCCGCCCCCTGGAAGTCGGCGCTCTGCGCCAGGGTCTCGCCGCCCTCGGCCAGCGCCGCCTGGAGCGCCTTGTCGCTGAAGGCGGTGATCAGGTAGTCCCCCCGGAAGGCGTAGACCATCTTCATGCCGGCCAGCAGCTCCTGCAGGGGCTCCAGACTCTGCCCCAGGCCCTCTGAGAGCTGCTCGGTGCGGGCGCTGCCCAAGTCCCTCAGCTCAGCCGGCAAGGCCCCCGTCAGATCCGGCCCGCCGGCCCTGATCAGCGTGCCGAGGCTGTCCCCCAGCCCCGCGATGGCCGCGTTCACGCTCGCGGCGTACTCGGGCAGGTGCTTCTTCGCGGCGTCCATGTCCCGCACGCGCTGGTACGACACCGAGGAGTCCAGGCTCGCCAGCGGGTTGCTGCTGTCCAGGCCGGCCTTCATGCCGCCCGCCAGGGTGACCTGCGCGCACTCGCTCCCCAGGTAGGTGCCGGCGCGTTCCAGGTGGTGGGCAAGCTGGCTGTCGCTCAGGAAGCCCAGCGGATCGAAGAGATCCAGGCGGGTCAGCCAGCGGGCCGTGTAGGCGCCGGATTCCGGGGCACAGGCGCGGGCGGCCACGGCCTCGACATCGGCGGGGATGATGTCCTGCACCTTGAAATCGGTGGTGTGGGTGAGCAGGCGGTAGAGCGGCTGATCCTTGCCCTGCGCGTTCGCGGCGTGCGCCGAGGCGGCGGTCAGTCCGGCGTCCGTGGTCGTGAAGCCCGCCGCGTACTGTCCCAGCGTGTCGATGGCGTCCACGACGGGCGAGAACAGCCGGGGCAGGGCCACCCTGCCCAGATAGCCCCGGATGACCTTGGCGGTGGCCGAGAAGTTCACGAACAGCGACAGCTCCTGCGCGCCCACCGAGCGCGTGGGCCGGGTATAGGCCACCGAGTTCACCAGCCTGGGCGCGTCCTTGCCGCTCAGGCGGCCCAGGTAGCCCATCAGCAGGCCCTTGTCGGTGGAGACGTAGACCAGACCGCCCGCCATGCCCGCGAACACGTCGCCCTGCCGCGAGAAGGTGTAGACGCCGACCCGCGCCGCCGGGGCCTTCTTGAAGAGACTGCCGAAGAATTCGCCCGACAGCTCGTCCACGCGCGACACCGCCAGCACGTGCGGCGTGAAGGTCTTGCCCGCCGTACCCACCGTGAAGACGCCCAGCGCCGCCTCCTTGCCCAGCGAGCCCTTCAGGAGTTCCTGCATCCCGTCCAGCGTGCCGGTCATGTCCTCGTTCTCTTCACCCCCGACCGCGTTGACCACGTTCCCGATCAGGCCCGACAGCCGCTCCAGCGCTCCGCCCGCGTCGCGGGTCTCCAGGGTCAGGAGCGCCCCGGCGGGGAGCTGTTCGCTCAGCGAGGCGGCCCGGGCGCCCGGCGCCAGCATGGCGAGGCCCAGGGTGATGGTCAGGATCGGTTTCACTCCCAGATCATAAGGGGGCCGGATGCAGGGGGCGCCCGCAATCGCGTCCAGCATCTCTGTCCAGCATCCCGAATCGGCCGCAGGGAGAAGAGTGAGCCGACCTCGCCGCCGAGACCGGCTCCTATGGTCTTCAGCCGGGTGCTCCGGCCAGCGCCCGTTCCGCCTGGGTCAGCGCCTCCGGCGTGTCCACGTCCAGCAGCAGCGCCGCCGGGAATTGCCGCACCTGCGCCTGGTGGCGCCAGGCCTGGATCAGCTCTCGGGGGCCGTGGTCGGCGTCGGGAACGGCGCGCACGCCATCGAGCAGGTCGGCGCGCAGCAGGTGGGGTGGGGCGCGCACGGCGTCCGGCCCCGGGCCTGGCCCGTCGCCGTATGTGGCCAACACCACGGGCGCCCCGGACTCTCGGAAGGTCTGCAGCAGGGCGCGGTGAAGCTCCGCCGTCACCAGCGGCATGTCGGCCAGGGCGAAGTTCGCGCCGGCCAGCCCGGCCGGGAGCGCCGCCACGGCCACCCGGAACGAGGACGCCAGCCCGCGCGCCGGCTCCGGATTGACCACGAAGGCGAAGCCCAGTCCGTCCAGCGCCTGCCGGATCTGCGCCCCGACCTCCCCGGGCGGGATCACCGCCAGCAGGGGGTCGTGCCCGGCGCCCGCCAGGGCCACAGCCGCGTACCGGCACAGCGGCCGGCCCGCCAGCAGCGCCAGTTGCTTGGGGCGGCCCATACGGGTGCTGAGCCCGGCGGCCAGCAGCACGCCGGCGATGGGGCCAGTCGGCGCCGCCGGGCCCTGGGCAGCGGGGAGGTTCGCGGTCATTTCCGCACTGTAGCGTTCGCATTCCAGACGCTCCGCGGGGCGGCTCGCCCCACCAGCGGCCAGCGGGGCCGCTCCTGAGAAAAACGCATTACCAGATGACCGGCCGCTACAAAGTCATCAATCTGACAGTCTGTGATACGGCGGTGAGGCTTCGTCCGTAGACTGGAACCTGGAAGAGACCATCTCCGTGGCCCTGACTCCCCAAGGTTCCTGTATGTCCATGTCCCAGACCCCCACCCTGCGTCCTCCCCTGCCCCCGGCCACGACCCTCCCGGACGTGCTCGACCGCGCCTGGCAGCAGCGCCGCAGCGACCCACGCGGGGCGATCCAGGTGGCGCGCACCGTGCTGGCGGGCACTGCGCTGGCGGGCACCACCGCTGGAGCCCCCCCCTCGCCCCGGGACGAGGCCAGGGCGCGCCTGTGCCTGGGCTATGGGCTGCTGCGGCTGGGCGAGTTCGCGGCGGCCCGCGACGAGGTGGAGCAGGCCGTCGCGCTCTTCACCGGGCTGGCCGATGTGCCCTGGCGCCGCACGGCCCTGAACATCCAGGGCATGCTCCAGGGTGAGCGGGGCGCACTGGTCGAGGCCCTCAAGACCTTCGGGCTGGTCCGGCAGCTCAGCGCCCAGCTGGGCGAAATCCAGGCCGAGGTCGAGGCGATCAACAACACCGGCACGGTCTACGTCAACATGGGGGATCACGCCGGCGCGCTGGAGCATCGACTGACCGCCCTGAGGCTGTGCCGGGAGCACGGTCTGCGCGGAGTCGAGCGCGAGGCCCTGGTCAACCTCAGCGTCGATTATCACGAACTGGGGCAATACGAGGCGGCGCTGGAGGCCGCGCAGGCCAGCTGGGCCGCCGGGGACGCCCAGGAGGACGAGATCGACCCCTACGTCCGGGCGATGGGACAGCACCAGGCGGCGCGGGCCTGCTTCGGGCTGGGCCGCTACGAGCAGGCCCTGGCCCTGAACCACGAGGCCCTGGCTGCATTCGGCGCCCAGGGTGATCAGGCGAGCAGTGCGGAGGTGCACGCCGAACTCGGGCGGCTGGCCGAGCAGCGGCGCGACTACGCCGGAGCCGGCCAGGCCTACCGGCTGAGCCTGCTGCTCCGCAGGCAGACCGGCGACACGCGGGGCGAGGCCGAAAGCCTGCTGCAGGTCGGCCAGCTGCATCTCCTGATGGATGAGCAGCAGGCGGCGCTGGATACGCTGCACCAGGCCCGTACGGTGGCCGAGGCCGCCGAGGCCCGCAGCGAACGGTGCGCCGCCGATCTGGCCCTGTGCCGCGCCTACCGGCAGGGGGGCCAGCACCGCGAGGCCCTG
It encodes:
- a CDS encoding GNAT family N-acetyltransferase → MLELRPMDAAAFERFVAHSAPQYAAEKVASGEWTPEEAPERGDREFRELLPQGPDTPANVLYHLHDSQEGADVGVLWYALQTRGGARTAFVYEIEVYEPYRRRSYATQAFRALEHDAAARGATNIQLHVFGHNTGARALYEGLGFQTTNVIMKKDLG
- a CDS encoding DNA topoisomerase IB, yielding MTSRTDLLAEEYLRREGSDPKAFSYFWPDGAPYEDEAGLTRIGRLAVPPAYENVYVSPDADAELQAFGRDAAGRLQYRYHPDFVQAGALKKWQRLTRFAGALGTLKTVTGADLRASGLPPRKVAALMTRLLHVARFRVGSDIYAQQHKTYGLSTLRQRHVKVEGNTVTFSFRGKHGISQHKATTDRTLAGNIGRLLELPGPFLFQTVDAEGARRRIRSGELNAYLKEVIGPFTAKDFRTWGGTLLAAEFLAEAGVAESERAARRTLVECVKYVAADLGNTPAVTRSSYICPVIFDRYLEGKVLDDYEPRLGRGEAGLDGLTRSEAALKRLLESEKALKVRVKRAA
- the ung gene encoding uracil-DNA glycosylase codes for the protein MFGGVQLVWFKKDLRVRDHAPLLEAARRGPVLPLYIYEPEQLGHEEFAGHHLSYLNDCLSELDLRLRALGTGLVIRHGEAVAVLEELREEYGVGAVWAHEETGNGVSYARDRRVRAWARERGLPLTELPQNGVIRRMTNRDGWAATWEERLSAPVVPVPEGLQGTGAEPGGVRSHADLGVPANAKTIPHGGQAEAQTTLASFLAVRGVNYMREMSSPVTAETSCSRLSAPLAYGTVSLREVVQATRQRLAEVKGDPNADPRWVRSLRSYESRLHWHCHFLQRLESEPQMEFRNLNRALDGLREDHWNQEHFDRWAHGQTGFPLVDACVRMLRETGWLNFRMRAMLVSFASQHLWLHWRTPGLFLAREWLDNEPGIHWSQMQMQSSTVGINRVRIYSPTRQAREQDESGDFIRRWVPELGDVPGDFIHAPWEWTGAGRLNYPPPVVNEQEAGRLARARISAARAAPEFEAEARRIYERHGSRKKAAMRAERKAQGLPEKPPRPTPQTQVKRRPPMSDQPDLFGLNPVTEPPKAVMPAGLPQSWQEALGAEFAAPSFHQLKDFLVAERREQTIFPPAPDVFNALRFTPLEDVRVLILGQDPYHRPGQAHGLSFSVRPGVPIPPSLRNIYKELREDIPGFTLPRHGYLRAWAEQGILLLNAVLTVREGQANSHANKGWEAFTDAVIRAVNAKEERVVFVLWGAYARKKKKLITGPQHVVIESAHPSPLSEAKFFGSRPFSQVNAALEEAGRGAIDWQLPAQVQE
- the carA gene encoding glutamine-hydrolyzing carbamoyl-phosphate synthase small subunit; the protein is MIRKERAILALEDGTVYRGYAFGHRGETVGEVVFNTSMTGYQEIMTDPSYNGQIVTITYPHVGNYGVAIYDMESNKPYVRGFISREFSGDYSNHRAQQSLEAFMQQYGVVSIQGIDTRALVRRLREGGVVKGVIAHRSFTHPDDSYGEFTPAEEQVYVQRARDHQDIDGHDMTREVTTPLPYAFPTLRHGKRVVLMDFGIKHTIIERLSEVGIEPIVVPAQTTPAQIMALQPHGLFLSNGPGDPAPLEYAHKTAWEMMGLLPTFGICLGHQILGLAAGGKTFKMKFGHRGGNQPVKNLLTGNVEITAQNHGYAVDIESIPNDAFVATHVNLNDGTLEGMAHSRYPVFSVQYHPEASPGPHDSRYLFDRFIEEIDAFDGGNGSPVQKAAAGRLGI
- a CDS encoding homocysteine S-methyltransferase family protein — protein: MTGQLLQFGRYMLTDGGLETDLLYNRGIDLPCFASVVLLRTAEGRAALEAYYRPYLELARRVGAGFILESATWRASPDWAAPLGLDLAELDGLNVAAIELVRRLRAEYERSMPEIVVSGCIGPRGDGYDPGEVMSAPEATDYHTHQARVLASAGVDMISAITMTNVNEAIGIARAAQMVGVPAVISFTVETDGRLPTGDTLMDAVMAVEAAEGASVSYYMVNCAHPDHFAAVLGQRAAWTQRIRGLRANASRCSHEELNAMTELDAGDPAELGQLYRALLATQPQIRVLGGCCGTDLRHVTAVAQACIPPA
- a CDS encoding nucleotidyltransferase family protein; this encodes MTANLPAAQGPAAPTGPIAGVLLAAGLSTRMGRPKQLALLAGRPLCRYAAVALAGAGHDPLLAVIPPGEVGAQIRQALDGLGFAFVVNPEPARGLASSFRVAVAALPAGLAGANFALADMPLVTAELHRALLQTFRESGAPVVLATYGDGPGPGPDAVRAPPHLLRADLLDGVRAVPDADHGPRELIQAWRHQAQVRQFPAALLLDVDTPEALTQAERALAGAPG
- a CDS encoding diguanylate cyclase, with protein sequence MSQTPTLRPPLPPATTLPDVLDRAWQQRRSDPRGAIQVARTVLAGTALAGTTAGAPPSPRDEARARLCLGYGLLRLGEFAAARDEVEQAVALFTGLADVPWRRTALNIQGMLQGERGALVEALKTFGLVRQLSAQLGEIQAEVEAINNTGTVYVNMGDHAGALEHRLTALRLCREHGLRGVEREALVNLSVDYHELGQYEAALEAAQASWAAGDAQEDEIDPYVRAMGQHQAARACFGLGRYEQALALNHEALAAFGAQGDQASSAEVHAELGRLAEQRRDYAGAGQAYRLSLLLRRQTGDTRGEAESLLQVGQLHLLMDEQQAALDTLHQARTVAEAAEARSERCAADLALCRAYRQGGQHREALHHLEQHLQLKEQLFNDRSARRLQSLQVQYELGLAEEQRAQAERQSAELRQLNAQLEQSNQEREAAHAETSRLLAQVERQANEDALTGLANRRAFDRTIERLVRGAQLSVIVCDIDHFKSVNDRFSHLVGDEVLRQVARLLRSGLRQGDLLARYGGEEFVILMQGTDVQTTVQIAERLRRLVEQYAWTSIRPGLHLTLSLGAATTDGERSVAELVEGADLALYRAKAAGRNQLSLGENTN